In a single window of the Harpia harpyja isolate bHarHar1 chromosome 3, bHarHar1 primary haplotype, whole genome shotgun sequence genome:
- the FILIP1 gene encoding filamin-A-interacting protein 1 isoform X3: MLVDERQMHIEQLSQQSQKIQDLNQKLKEEEEKLKIISAKTKEDGQKLMKLEAELEHKTSSFSQEHEEMTAKLANQESHNRQLRLKLVGLTRRIEELEETNKNLQKAEEELQELRDKIAKGECGNSSLMAEVENLRKCVLEMEGKDEEITKTESQCKELKNKLQEEEHHSKELKLEVEKLQKRMSELEKLEEAFSKSKSECTQLHLNLEKEKNLTKDLINELEVVKTRVKDLEASESKLEKAEISLKDDLTKLKSFTVMLVDERKNMMEKIKQEEKKVEGLNKNFKVEQGKVMDVTEKLIEESKKFLKLKSEMEEKVSSLTKERDELIGRLRSEEEKSSELSCRVDLLKKRIDGMEEVEREITRGRTRKGPEHGCHEDNKIKELTIEIERLKKRLKQLEVVEGDLMKTEDEYDQLEQKFRTEQDKANFLSQQLEEMKLQIAKTKAIEKGEAVSQEAELRHRFRLEEAKSRDLIAEVQALKEKIHELMNKEDQLSQLQVDYSVLQQRFMEEENKNKSMGQEVLNLTRELELSKRYSRALRPSINGRRMVDVPVTSTGVQTDAVSSEAAEEETPAVFIRKSFQEENHIMSNLRQVGLKKPMERSSVLERYPPAANELAMRKSWIPWMRKRETGAQATPDKGARTHGSPAHPGEVVLSPKQGQPLHIRVTPDHENSTATLEITSPTSEEFFSSTTVIPTLGNQKPRITIIPSPNVMPQKGKGSESPMGPDRSMSPVTITTFSREKSPEGGRAPFADRPTSPIQIMTVSTSAAPAEISVSPQSQDMTMGRAVFKVTPEKQTVPTPIRKYNANANIITTEDNKIHIHLGSQFKRSPSAAPDGASPVITVRPVNIAAEKEVVTGTVLRSPRNNLSSRPAASKVTSTITITPVTTSSTRGTQSVTGQDGSSPRPTPTRIPVSKGMKAGKPVVTAPGAGNVTKFEPRAETQSMKIELKKSSASSSTSLGGGQG; encoded by the exons ATGCTGGTGGATGAAAGACAAATGCATATTGAACAACTTAGTCAACAAAGTCAGAAAATACAGGACTTAAAccaaaaattaaaggaagaagaagaaaagcttaaaattATTAGTGCAAAAACAAAAGAAGATGGACAAAAACTGATGAAGTTAGAGGCAGAACTGGAACACAAAACATCATCATTTTCTCAAGAACATGAGGAGATGACTGCTAAACTGGCTAATCAAGAGTCACATAATAGACAGCTAAGACTTAAGCTAGTGGGGTTGACTCGCAGAATAGAGGAGCTAGAAGAAACtaacaaaaatcttcaaaaagcTGAGGAGGAACTCCAAGAACTAAGAGATAAAATAGCGAAAGGGGAATGTGGGAACTCTAGCTTAATGGCAGAAGTAGAAAACCTCCGCAAGTGTGTGCTCGAAATGGAGGGGAAAGATGAAGAGATCACAAAAACTGAATCCCAGTGtaaagagctgaaaaataaactgcaagAGGAAGAGCACCATAGCAAAGAGCTGAAACTTGAAGTGGAGAAATTGCAGAAAAGAATGTCAGAACTAGAGAAGCTGGAAGAGGCTTTCAGTAAAAGTAAGTCCGAATGCACCCAGCTACACTTAAacttggagaaagaaaagaatttgacTAAGGATTTGATAAATGAGTTGGAAGTGGTGAAGACTCGAGTGAAAGACCTTGAGGCATCAGAAAGCAAGTTGGAAAAGGCTGAAATAAGCTTAAAAGATGACCTTACAAAGCTGAAGTCATTTACAGTAATGTTGGTTGATGAACGAAAAAAtatgatggaaaaaataaaacaggaggaaaaaaaggttgagGGTCTAAACAAGAATTTTAAAGTTGAACAAGGGAAAGTTATGGATGTAACAGAGAAACTGATAGAAGAAAGTAAGaaatttttgaaactgaaatctgaaatggAGGAGAAAGTGTCTAGTTTGACAAAGGAAAGGGATGAGTTAATTGGCAGACTcagaagtgaagaagaaaaatcctcTGAACTAAGCTGTAGAGTTGATCTGTTAAAGAAAAGAATCGATGGTATGGAGGAAGTAGAAAGAGAAATTACAAGAGGTCGAACCAGGAAAGGACCAGAGCATGGTTGTCATGAGGACAACAAGATTAAAGAACTTACCATTGAAATTGAAAGACTGAAGAAACGTCTCAAACAATTGGAAGTGGTTGAAGGAGATTTGATGAAGACAGAAGATGAATATGATCAGCTAGAGCAGAAATTTAGGACAGAGCAGGATAAAGCTAACTTTCTTTCTCAACAGCTGGAGGAGATGAAACTCCAGATtgccaaaaccaaagcaatagaAAAAGGTGAAGCAGTGAGCCAGGAGGCAGAGCTGAGGCACAGGTTTCGTCTGGAAGAGGCCAAAAGCAGAGATTTGATAGCAGAAGTTCAAGCTCTTAAGGAAAAAATCCATGAGCTGATGAACAAAGAAGACCAGCTTTCTCAGCTCCAAGTCGATTATTCGGTTCTGCAGCAAAGGTttatggaagaagaaaacaaaaacaagagcaTGGGGCAGGAAGTTCTGAACCTAACAAGAGAGCTGGAGCTTTCTAAGCGTTACAGCCGTGCTCTGAGGCCCAGCATAAATGGACGAAGAATGGTCGATGTTCCCGTGACGTCCACCGGCGTGCAAACAGATGCTGTAAGTAgcgaagcagcagaagaagaaactCCAGCAGTGTTTATAAGGAAATCCTTCCAGGAGGAGAATCACATCATGAGCAATCTGCGACAGGTAGGTCTGAAAAAACCCATGGAGCGTTCTTCAGTGCTTGAGAGATATCCTCCAGCAGCGAATGAACTTGCAATGAGGAAATCTTGGATACCATGGATGAGAAAGAGGGAAACTGGGGCTCAGGCAACTCCTGATAAAGGAGCCCGAACCCATGGTAGTCCAGCGCATCCCGGGGAGGTTGTCCTTTCACCAAAGCAGGGTCAACCTCTTCATATTCGGGTGACACCAGACCACGAGAACAGCACAGCTACTTTGGAGATAACCAGTCCAACCtcagaggaatttttttcaaGTACCACTGTCATTCCTACTTTGGGAAATCAGAAGCCACGAATAACCATCATTCCTTCTCCAAACGTTATGCCACAAAAGGGAAAAGGCAGTGAAAGCCCCATGGGTCCAGATCGTTCTATGTCTCCAGTCACTATAACAACATTCTCCAGGGAAAAGTCcccagagggagggagagcaccCTTTGCCGACAGACCTACATCGCCAATTCAGATTATGACAGTATCAACATCCGCAGCACCGGCAGAAATCTCTGTCTCCCCGCAATCACAAGATATGACCATGGGAAGGGCCGTCTTCAAAGTaacaccagaaaaacaaacagtccCGACTCCAATCCGCAAGTACAATGCCAACGCCAACATTATTACGACAGAAGACAACAAGATCCACATCCACTTGGGTTCCCAGTTTAAACGCTCTCCCAGTGCTGCACCCGATGGTGCGAGTCCTGTGATAACAGTCAGACCAGTGAACAtagcagcagagaaagaagttgTGACCGGTACCGTCCTTCGATCGCCCCGGAACAACCTGTCCTCGCGACCGGCAGCAAGCAAGGTGACAAGTACTATCACTATAACGCCTGTTACAACGTCTTCCACCCGAGGAACACAGTCAGTG aCAGGACAGGATGGGTCATCCCCGAGACCTACACCCACCCGCATTCCTGTGTCAAAAGGTATGAAAGCAGGAAAGCCAGTAGTGACAGCCCCAGGAGCAGGAAATGTGACAAAATTCGAGCCTCGTGCCGAGACTCAGTCTATGAAAATAGAACTGAAGAAATCTTCAGCCAGCAGCTCTACCTCCCTGGGCGGGGGTCAGGGCTGA
- the TMEM30A gene encoding cell cycle control protein 50A: MAVNYSAKEEADGHPSGGVGVPGGGAVGGGGGGGGGGGGGAVKTRKPDNTAFKQQRLPAWQPILTAGTVLPAFFIIGLIFIPIGIGIFVTSNNIREYEIDYTGTEPSSPCNKCLNVSWDSTPPCTCTINFTLEHSFESNVFMYYGLSNFYQNHRRYVKSRDDSQLNGDNSSLLNPSKECEPYRTNEDKPIAPCGAIANSMFNDTLELYRIDNDTRTPITLIKKGIAWWTDKNVKFRNPTGDGNNLTALFQGTTKPVNWPKPVYMLDSEPDNNGFINEDFIVWMRTAALPTFRKLYRLIERKDNLQPTLQAGKYSLDIAYNYPVHSFDGRKRMILSTISWMGGKNPFLGIAYITVGSICFFLGVVLLIIHHKYGNRNTSADIPN; this comes from the exons ATGGCGGTCAACTACAGCGCCAAGGAGGAGGCGGACGGGCACCCCTCGGGGGGAGTCGGggtgccgggcggcggggccgtgggcggtggcggcggtggcggcggcggcggcggggggggtgccGTGAAGACCCGCAAGCCCGATAACACGGCGTTCAAGCAGCAGCGGCTGCCGGCCTGGCAGCCCATCCTGACGGCGGGGACGGTGCTGCCGGCCTTCTTCATCATCGGCCTCATCTTCATCCCCATCGGCATCGGCATCTTCGTCACCTCCAACAACATCCGCGAGTACGAG aTCGACTATACAGGAACGGAGCCTTCTAGTCCCTGCAACAAATGTTTAAATGTATCCTGGGACAGCACCCCACCTTGTACTTGCACCATCAATTTCACACTGGAACATTCATTTGAG AGCAATGTATTCATGTATTACGGACTTTCCAACTTCTATCAAAACCATCGTCGTTATGTGAAATCTCGAGATGACAGCCAACTAAATGGAGATAACAGTTCGCTACTT AATCCAAGTAAGGAATGTGAGCCTTACCGCACAAATGAGGACAAGCCCATTGCTCCTTGTGGAGCTATTGCCAACAGTATGTTTAATG ATACATTGGAATTATACCGCATTGATAATGACACAAGGACTCCTATTACTTTGATTAAAAAAGGCATTGCGTGGTGGACAGATAAAAATGTAAAGTTCAGGAATCCTACAGGGGATGGAAACAATTTAACTGCACTTttccaag GCACAACAAAACCTGTAAACTGGCCCAAGCCAGTGTATATGCTGGACTCGGAGCCTGACAACAATGGCTTTATCAATGAAGACTTCATTGTGTGGATGCGTACTGCTGCTCTGCCAACATTTCGCAAGCTGTATCGTCTCATTGAAAGGAAGGATAACTTACAGCCTACCTTACAGGCTGGAAAATATTCCTTGGATATTGCATACA ATTATCCTGTACACAGTTTTGATGGACGAAAAAGAATGATTCTAAGCACCATCTCGTGGATGGGAGGCAAAAATCCCTTTCTGGGAATTGCTTACATCACTGTTGGGTCCATATGCTTCTTCTTAGGAGTTGTATTG